A stretch of Lysinibacillus agricola DNA encodes these proteins:
- a CDS encoding SRPBCC domain-containing protein has translation MKDLKYQFYIAGTPEEVWKALISSESTKQIYYGSVIKSTFQLGDLLEYVGPGVDGDKTVHVYGNVLEYEPNKVLRFTHYPGKSYIEDDHAFESRISYLLEPIGSCTKLTVIQDQWKEGDSTYENSDKAWWMILSNTKTLVETGSTLDFGEGS, from the coding sequence ATGAAGGATTTGAAGTATCAATTTTATATTGCAGGTACACCAGAGGAAGTTTGGAAGGCACTTATCTCTTCTGAGAGTACAAAACAAATTTATTATGGGTCCGTCATAAAATCTACATTTCAACTGGGCGATCTTTTGGAGTATGTCGGTCCTGGAGTAGATGGAGATAAAACGGTGCATGTATACGGAAACGTATTGGAATATGAACCAAATAAGGTACTTCGATTTACTCACTATCCTGGAAAGTCTTATATTGAAGATGATCATGCATTCGAGTCAAGAATTTCTTATCTTTTAGAACCTATTGGCTCATGCACGAAATTGACAGTCATACAAGACCAGTGGAAAGAAGGAGATTCCACTTATGAGAACAGCGACAAGGCCTGGTGGATGATTTTAAGTAATACAAAGACTTTAGTAGAAACAGGAAGTACTCTAGACTTTGGTGAAGGTTCATAG
- a CDS encoding helix-turn-helix transcriptional regulator — translation MSKMVNMLSILWLLKTRKQLTAKELAEELEISIRTVYRYIDALCASGVPIISDAGHNGGYSLLNEFTKAPLFFNMDEQKALVHAAKFAIDAGYPFSEALDEAISKLKMYTNEEQLNHINRHLRGFEVIHPTIESSLKSILQDLEIAVAESYSLFIIYHKDREIEPQSRRIDPYGLVYWKGKWYTVAYCHLREEIRSFRIDRIQSLSKTDKKFDRPLGFSARSFLLKDLLPDSNQLEKLISVRIKGNTHALDDLCQHWLFSHALIERKDNQALFKVDKESIHSFVPYFLLPYGKSITILEPTLLQEKLATISFELFNHYQNTSLH, via the coding sequence ATGTCTAAAATGGTTAATATGCTTTCTATATTATGGCTCCTCAAAACGAGGAAACAATTGACTGCTAAGGAGCTAGCAGAGGAATTAGAAATCAGTATCCGTACGGTGTACCGCTATATTGATGCTTTGTGTGCAAGTGGAGTACCAATCATTTCAGATGCAGGACATAATGGTGGGTACAGTTTATTGAATGAGTTTACAAAGGCACCTTTGTTTTTTAATATGGATGAGCAGAAAGCGCTTGTTCATGCTGCAAAATTTGCAATAGATGCAGGGTATCCCTTTAGTGAAGCGTTAGATGAAGCAATTTCTAAATTAAAAATGTATACAAACGAGGAACAATTAAATCATATCAATCGCCATTTAAGAGGGTTTGAAGTCATCCATCCTACTATTGAATCGTCCTTAAAATCTATTCTTCAAGATTTAGAAATTGCTGTTGCCGAAAGCTATAGTTTATTTATTATTTATCATAAAGATAGAGAAATTGAACCGCAATCACGCCGTATTGATCCTTATGGTCTTGTTTATTGGAAAGGTAAGTGGTACACAGTTGCTTATTGCCATCTGCGTGAAGAAATTCGAAGTTTTCGAATCGATCGTATTCAATCATTATCCAAAACAGATAAAAAATTCGACCGACCCTTGGGATTTTCAGCACGTTCTTTCTTACTAAAAGACCTTTTACCTGATTCAAACCAACTTGAAAAACTCATTTCTGTCCGTATCAAAGGCAATACACATGCGCTAGATGATTTATGTCAGCATTGGTTATTTAGTCATGCTTTAATAGAACGAAAAGACAATCAAGCTCTTTTTAAGGTTGATAAAGAGTCTATTCATAGCTTTGTACCTTACTTTCTTCTCCCCTACGGTAAATCTATTACCATTTTGGAACCAACTTTATTACAAGAAAAATTGGCAACAATCAGCTTTGAGTTATTCAATCATTATCAAAATACTTCACTTCACTGA
- a CDS encoding putative quinol monooxygenase — protein sequence MSKFGLFGKFIVKDGERDTLVHILLEAAESMKNLDECEIYLVSVSEYESNSVYVYEVWSNEKAHKASLSLEVTQTLIKRAKPIITGMERMSTMNIMGGKGVSPNSY from the coding sequence ATGAGCAAATTTGGATTGTTTGGCAAGTTTATAGTAAAAGATGGCGAACGTGATACGCTAGTACATATTTTATTGGAAGCGGCAGAATCAATGAAGAATCTTGATGAATGCGAGATATATCTCGTAAGTGTTTCTGAATACGAATCAAATTCTGTATATGTTTATGAAGTGTGGAGTAATGAAAAAGCCCATAAAGCATCTTTATCTCTAGAGGTTACACAAACATTAATAAAGCGTGCAAAACCAATCATTACTGGAATGGAGAGAATGAGCACCATGAATATAATGGGCGGGAAGGGCGTTTCACCGAATTCTTATTAA
- a CDS encoding IS3 family transposase, whose translation MFLLVIEDYIYFYNYQCFQKRLSHLATIKYRQQMTAGIRPHGVVLFLFN comes from the coding sequence ATCTTTCTATTAGTTATTGAAGATTATATATATTTTTACAACTATCAATGTTTTCAAAAACGACTCAGCCATCTGGCAACGATTAAATATCGACAACAGATGACTGCAGGGATAAGACCACACGGAGTGGTCTTATTTTTATTCAACTAA
- a CDS encoding response regulator transcription factor, with product MKQVLVIKNERSLAKKIGSGLKQEGYFILTLHNENKGLNIVYEQDWDIIILDWDSLSMSGPEICRQIRAVKTTPIIIVTDNVSSKDCIAGLQAGADDYIRKPFVKEELVARIEVILRRGDCIQPIETDYFRFKDLFVDASSNIVTKGGENLPLTKREYDLLVFLIKNKNTILSREMLLNQVWGYDVAVNPNVVDLYIGYLRKKLKCEKKDRYIQTIHGRGYSM from the coding sequence GTGAAGCAAGTGTTGGTAATTAAGAATGAACGGTCTTTAGCGAAGAAAATCGGAAGCGGTCTAAAGCAAGAAGGCTATTTCATTTTAACACTTCACAATGAAAACAAAGGTTTAAATATAGTATATGAGCAAGATTGGGATATTATCATATTGGATTGGGATTCGTTAAGTATGTCTGGACCGGAAATTTGTAGACAAATACGGGCTGTTAAAACGACCCCAATAATCATTGTGACCGACAATGTGTCCAGCAAGGATTGCATAGCAGGATTACAAGCAGGAGCAGATGATTATATAAGAAAACCATTTGTGAAAGAAGAATTAGTAGCAAGGATAGAAGTTATTTTAAGAAGAGGGGACTGTATCCAGCCAATCGAGACTGATTACTTTCGGTTTAAAGATCTCTTCGTGGATGCATCCAGCAATATTGTGACAAAAGGTGGCGAAAATCTCCCGCTTACTAAGCGCGAGTATGACTTACTTGTATTTTTGATCAAGAATAAAAATACAATATTGAGCCGTGAAATGCTTTTGAATCAGGTTTGGGGATATGACGTAGCAGTCAATCCAAATGTAGTGGATTTATATATTGGGTATTTAAGAAAAAAGCTAAAGTGCGAGAAGAAAGACAGATATATTCAAACAATCCATGGCAGGGGCTATTCAATGTGA